The DNA window TATTTGGGTTTTGGAAGAGAAATCAAGATTTAAACATCTGAAGTACTTATTTCCCCACAAAGCTAATGACGCAAACAGCCAAGATACATAATTCAAGCTAAAATCTCTGCAAAATCAACTGAGCACCAAACTGGGGTTGAAGCGTTGCTGCTGCCCGAGGAGCATGAGTATAAGATGGCGAAAGCTCAAAGGAAAAGCGTTGCAGAATCATAGTCAATGCCAGTTTGGCTTCCAACATAGCAAAGTTTTGGCCAATGCATATACGAGGTCCCCAACTAAACGGGAAGAATGCGACTCGGCCCTTTGTTGCCTTTGAGACTCCATCAGCAAACCTCTCTGGTTTAAACTCCTCCACATCATCGCCCCATATTTCAGGGTCATGGTGCAGCAACATTACTGGTAATGATACCAACACTCCTGCTGGAAGAGATAAATTACCCAATTGAGTTTCTCCAGCAGCTCTTCGAAAGAGTGCAGGCACTGGTGGGTAGAGTCTGAGAACCTCGTGCAGTATCATGGTGATCTATAACAAAAGATAAACGCACTCAGACTTTACACTGACGAGATCATACTATAGAGTTAACTTCCAATTTTGACTAACAAGTGCAAATAAAGACACTGTACAGTTCCATTAGGTTCATTTGAACATTTTCTTTAATCAAGACACTGTATGGTGCACATGAGTTTGAGGTTGGTTTCACATATACGATGGTGTCAGAGCAATGGAAACGAGAGCTTGCAGACAGTAGTTACCAATTTTAGGTGATTTAGTCCGTCAAAATCTGGTTTATCAGTGCCAAAGAGTTGCAAAACCTCTTCTCTAGCACGCATCTGCCACTCTGGATACCTACTCAATAAGATCATAGTCCATACAAGCAGCACTGAGGTGGTCTCCTGCCCAGCGAAATAGAACAGTTTGCATTCTTCAATAACCTCTAGAACTGTCATGCCAAAATTCTTGTTGCCATGATGATCAATTTCTTTAGAGTTGGATTCCAGTAATATGCCCAGTAAGTCATCATCACAGGCTTTCGCTGCTTTCATTGCCTTCAATCTAGCATTTATAATATCTTTAATAGATTCTTGAACATCTCTTGCAATTTGTTTCATTCTTGTATTCCTCTTGGTTGGAATGAACCTGAAAAGAGCATAATTTGGCAAACAAGCAACAAAAACTTAAATGTCACCACATCAATATTGGCTAAAGGGATCCAAACAAATTACAGTTCTAAATCATTTGAAGTCAGAAGTTTCTTTAGGATAGAACAGGCAGTGAGGTGGAAAAATTGTACCGCCATCCTGGGATGTATAATGATCGTGCAGCCTCAATGAAATGCTCAGCCTGTTCTCTTTGAAGTTCGAATATTCTTGATCCTTCTTTGTAGTTACTACCAAATGCCGTCCGTGAAATTGCATCACAAGTCAGAGTCTGAAGATCCGGCCAAACATCCAACTCAGAGGAGCCATTGGATGAAACAATATCCTCCCACTTGCACATCATCTCACTAGCACTTGTATAAAATGACGGGAGCATGTGCTATAGGCAAGAGaaccaaaaaagggaaaaataagTCAGTATTACTGCTATTCCACTGGTAAGAATTATCAGTTCATTCTATCAATCAGTAACCACTTTTGATTTTGCTTTTCTTGCAACAGATATTAACCACTTGATCGAAGCCAAACACATTCATTTCAgctaaaatttatatatatatatatgtatatatatagtttCAAAGATTTATTTTATGATAACCTGACATCACACAGCTTATTGCTTATCATGCTACAATTCACTaaataattgaaataaaatCAGGGAAAACAAAACCTTCAACTTCTCCACATGGAAAGCAGGATTGATGAGTTTTCTATGTTTAGTCCATTTATCTCCATTATAGCTCGCCAGCCCTTGTACCAGCAATTTTAGGAGTGGATGACTATGAGGTCTTTGAAAGATGTAAACCTTTTGTGTGACCTCCCTTATGTGTTCAGGATCCATGATTACCACCGTCAGTTCTGTTCCCTGCCACAAATATGTATGCTTACCTGCAACGCATTCACCACTTCTCTTCACTTTCATCTCAAGGATAAGAATTTATCTTTCCATATAATTATCAAAAAATCAAGTGTACTCAGCTTTGTGCCATACTATCTATGTGTTTCTCTTCTTCCGTTTCACACAATAAAGATATTGGCA is part of the Coffea eugenioides isolate CCC68of chromosome 6, Ceug_1.0, whole genome shotgun sequence genome and encodes:
- the LOC113774971 gene encoding cytochrome P450 CYP72A219-like, with the protein product MEIVYNPIAVLSSCILLLILVLAWKVLNQVWLTPKQLEKRLKEQGFRGNPYKLLYGDFKEISTLFKEALSKPINLTDDFVPRVIPHFYAAAKKYGKHTYLWQGTELTVVIMDPEHIREVTQKVYIFQRPHSHPLLKLLVQGLASYNGDKWTKHRKLINPAFHVEKLKHMLPSFYTSASEMMCKWEDIVSSNGSSELDVWPDLQTLTCDAISRTAFGSNYKEGSRIFELQREQAEHFIEAARSLYIPGWRFIPTKRNTRMKQIARDVQESIKDIINARLKAMKAAKACDDDLLGILLESNSKEIDHHGNKNFGMTVLEVIEECKLFYFAGQETTSVLLVWTMILLSRYPEWQMRAREEVLQLFGTDKPDFDGLNHLKLITMILHEVLRLYPPVPALFRRAAGETQLGNLSLPAGVLVSLPVMLLHHDPEIWGDDVEEFKPERFADGVSKATKGRVAFFPFSWGPRICIGQNFAMLEAKLALTMILQRFSFELSPSYTHAPRAAATLQPQFGAQLILQRF